From Cygnus atratus isolate AKBS03 ecotype Queensland, Australia chromosome 1, CAtr_DNAZoo_HiC_assembly, whole genome shotgun sequence, the proteins below share one genomic window:
- the LIPT1 gene encoding lipoyltransferase 1, mitochondrial yields MVLQSSFKNCLQLSCILRTPKAGFRDAASGGLIIQSICNDVYHNLAVEDWIHDHMNLENRQVLFLWRNSPAVVIGRHQNPWQECNLKLMRQKNIKLARRRSGGGTVYHDLGNINLTFFTTREKYERMENLKLVVKALKALRPQLNIHITDRYDILLDGQYKISGTAAKLGRTTAYHHCTLLCNADKFVLSDVLKSPYKGLKSNATPSVPASVKNLFEEDPSLTCEMLLDAIAEEYAMQHQIDHHITLINPTDETVLPGINNKSKELQTWEWIYGKTPKFSVSTCFNMVYKDSVLDVKVDMDVKHGRIEACNIDLPEKWLPPALCSELVKSLSGSKFCPDETTALSSTLLRMCPQDDELHSKWNLLCENMTMLM; encoded by the coding sequence ATGGTACTCCAGTCATCATTCAAGAACTGCCTACAGTTATCATGCATTCTCAGGACTCCAAAAGCTGGCTTCAGAGACGCAGCTAGTGGAGGACTCATTATCCAGTCTATTTGTAATGATGTTTACCACAATCTAGCAGTGGAAGACTGGATCCATGACCACATGAATTTAGAGAACCGGCAGGTCCTCTTCCTGTGGAGAAATTCCCCAGCTGTGGTAATAGGGAGACATCAGAATCCCTGGCAGGAATGCAATCTCAAGCTAATGaggcaaaaaaatataaaattagcACGCAGGAGAAGTGGAGGAGGGACAGTTTATCATGACTTAGGCAATATCAATTTGACTTTCTTcacaacaagagaaaaatatgaacGAATGGAAAACTTGAAACTAGTTGTGAAGGCACTGAAAGCCTTGCGGCCACAGTTAAATATCCACATCACTGACAGGTATGACATCTTGCTAGATGGGCAATACAAAATCTCAGGTACTGCTGCAAAGCTGGGAAGGACAACTGCTTATCACCACTGTACCTTACTCTGTAATGCAGATAAGTTTGTTTTATCTGATGTGCTAAAGAGTCCTTATAAAGGACTGAAAAGCAATGCCACTCCCAGTGTGCCTGCATCAGTGAAAAATCTCTTTGAAGAGGATCCTAGTTTAACTTGTGAGATGCTCCTGGATGCGATTGCTGAAGAATATGCTATGCAACACCAAATAGATCATCATATCACCTTAATAAACCCAACTGATGAGACTGTGCTTCCTGGAATTAATAATAAATCTAAAGAACTACAAACCTGGGAATGGATTTATGGAAAGACACCAAAATTCAGCGTTAGCACATGTTTTAACATGGTCTATAAGGATTCTGTTCTTGATGTTAAAGTAGATATGGATGTAAAGCATGGAAGAATTGAAGCCTGTAACATTGATCTGCCGGAGAAGtggctgccaccagcactgTGCAGTGAACTGGTGAAGAGCCTTTCTGGCAGTAAGTTTTGCCCAGATGAAACCACTGCACTATCAAGCACATTACTAAGAATGTGTCCACAAGATGATGAGTTGCACAGCAAGTGGAATCTGTTATGTGAGAATATGACAATGTTAATGTGA
- the MITD1 gene encoding MIT domain-containing protein 1: protein MSRAGGDGTAALERAGAETVKRAVELDLASRFQESLVCYQEGIDLLLQVVKGTKDEAKKQRYRQKISEYMTRAEDIKKHIEKEKQDGKYHKQIRIEENATGYSYEKLFQEYLTEIVSEVWVEDPYIRHVHQLYNFLRFCEMLVKGPCKVKTIHLLTSYDEGSGRNQQTSGLEEIKQSLRNYGVTLNVAFSSSIHDREIRFNNGWMIKIGRGLDYFKKPEGRFSIGYCDFDLRPCHETTVDVFHTKHTKKM, encoded by the exons ATGTCGCGGGCGGGGGGCGATGGCACCGCGGCGCTGGAGCGGGCCGGGGCGGAGACGGTGAAGCGGGCGGTGGAGCTGGACCTGGCATCTCGTTTCCAGGAGTCGCTGGTGTGCTACCAGGAGGGCATcgacctgctgctgcaggtggtcAAAG GCACAAAGGATGAGGCAAAAAAGCAGCGTTACCGGCAGAAAATATCCGAGTACATGACCAGGGCTGAAGACATTAAAAAGCACattgagaaagagaaacaag atggcaAATACCATAAGCAAATCAGGATAGAGGAAAATGCGACAGGTTACAGCTATGAAAAGCTTTTCCAAGAGTATCTGACTGAGATTGTTTCTGAAGTTTGGGTGGAGGACCCGTACATTAGGCACGTTCATCAG CTGTATAACTTCCTACGGTTCTGTGAGATGCTGGTTAAGGGGCCATGCAAAGTGAAAACTATTCACCTCCTCACTTCCTATGATGAA GGCAGTGGGAGGAATCAACAGACAAGTGgcttggaagaaataaaacaatcattGAGGAATTATGGAGTAACGCTGAATGTTGCATTTTCATCTTCAATACATGATCGAGAAATTAG attcaACAATGGATGGATGATTAAGATCGGAAGGGGTCTtgattattttaagaaaccAGAG GGTCGTTTCAGCATTGGATACTGTGACTTTGACTTGCGACCTTGTCATGAAACTACAGTGGACGTCTTTCAtacaaaacatacaaagaaaatgtga
- the MRPL30 gene encoding 39S ribosomal protein L30, mitochondrial, translated as MAATAGRGGMGLGAVWKVLGKRTEGVAPAVWARQMFTRSRIPNEVFQPRPGDHEKYGGDPEQPHKIHVVTRIKSVIGRPYWEKMIIHNLGLDKAHQPRLHKNIPSVNSKLKVVKHLIRIQPLKLPYGLPTEEEMSDTFLTSKGELIIRSRLKPVEQKEIKS; from the exons ATGGCGGCCacggcggggcgcggcggcatggggctgggagctgtgtgGAAG gtgctggggaagaggaCCGAGGGGGTAGCGCCCGCAGTCTGGGCCCGTCAGATGTTCACCAGGTCGAGAATTCCCAACGAG GTATTTCAACCACGGCCTGGAGATCATGAAAAGTATGGAGGCGATCCTGAGCAGCCCCACAAAATCCATGTTGTTACTAGAATAAAAAGTGTAATCGGTCGCCCATATTGGGAAAAGATGATAATACATAATCTTGGACTGGATAAG GCGCATCAACCAAGACTGCACAAAAATATCCCTTCTGTGAATTCCAAACTGAAAGTTGTTAAACATCTGATAAG GATACAGCCGCTGAAACTACCTTATGGGTTGccaacagaagaggaaatgtcAGACACCTTTCTTACGAGCAAGGGAGAACTTATCATTAGAAGTCGTCTGAAACCTGTggagcagaaagaaattaagtcaTAA